The window GTTCCGCTCTCCTGCAGGGCGCGATACGAATTGACGAGATGCTCGGCCTTGGTCAGAAGCGTGACGATCTGCTCGCGCCGGCTGTCGATCAGCGTGTCGCGCAGGGTATGCAACGCCACGGCGGCGAGCGACAGAACGCCGAGCAGCGCTGCAATCACGAGCACCAGCAATTGTTTGGAGAGCTTCATGGGAAATCCAAAAAGTTAACTACTTGGTGCATATATCGACCCCGGGCAGAGGGGTCTTGAGGTCGTTTTGTTGCCGGCAGTCCACATGCGTCGTCGGGGCAAACCCGAAAAACGTGCGCTAATCGCGCAAAATGTTCGATCATCGATCAGGTCGGTTCGCGACTGCATTGCCGCACCCGCTGCGCATCCCTATCCTTGACTCACCGTTTGGTACATTTAACGGATCTTCCCAAGCGGCTGGCCGGGCAAGCTCGCAAAGCCGCGCTGGTTCCACAGTACTTCGCACAGCAAACCTGTTCGGGGCGCGATCGCCCCGCGCAGCGGACGAGTTGTGCCCATTAAAACGATGAAGGATTGGAGATGGTGAAAAAACCTTACCCCGCGAAAGCGGCCATAGCCGGCGCGGCGGCGATTCTCGCAACGGCGCCTGCGTTCGCGCAGTCGACGGTCACGTTGTACGGCGTAGTCGACAACGGGATCGGATACCAAAACAATGCGTCGACACTGGGGTCGACTTCCGGCGGCAAATCGGCAGTCAAAATGGTGAGCGGCGTCTGGCTCGGCGATCGCATCGGGTTCAAAGGGAGCGAGGACCTCGGCGGCGGCACCAAGGCGATCTTCCAATTGGAAGAGGGATTTAGCGGCGCCACGGGCGCCATGTCGGTGTCGAACGTGATGTTCAGCCGCCAGGCCTATGTCGGCGCGACCAATCCCACTTACGGTACGTTGACCGCGGGGCGGCAGTACGCGTCGTACTACCAGTTCCTCTCGCCGTACAGCCCGACCACCTGGCTGACCGGGTTCTATGGCGCGCACGCGGGCGACGTCGACGGTTTGGACAGCATCTATCGCGCCAATAACACGCTCGTGTACACGTCGCCGACGTACTACGGCTTCTCGGCGTCGGGCTCGTATTCGCTTGGCGGTGTCGCGGGCAGCTTCAACGCCGGGTCGACATGGTCGGTGGCGCTGCAGTACTCGAGCGGTCCGCTAGGCGGAGCCGTTGCCTTCTCGCGCATCAACAACTCGACTTCGGGCGGCGGCGCGTTCGGCGCGGCATCGACGACCTCCAACGCTGGCGCGCAGATCGGCGTGTCGGCCGTGACGAACGGCTATCAGACCGCGCAGGCGCAGCAGCGCTTTGCCGTGGGCGGGCTCTACAAGTTCAACAGCAGCTGGGACGTCTCGGCGACCTACTCGAACGTCGAATACATTCCGGGTACGGGCTCGGCGTTCACCAATACCGCGATCTTCAATACCGGCGGCGTCGTATTGCATTGGAAGCCGGCCGCCGCATGGGACTTCGCGACGGGGTACAGCTACACGCGGGCGACGAAAGCCAACGGCATCACGAGCAGCGCGCAATATCAGCAGGTCAATTTGTCCGAGTACTACTCGCTCTCGAAGCGCACGGGCATCTACGCGCTGCAGGCGTATCAGCGCGCAAACGGCCAGACGTTGGGCACGGCTGGCGCAGGCCACGTCATCGATGCCACCGCTACCATCGGCGACGGTTTCCAGACCACGCCGTCATCGTCGCGCAGCATGTTCGCCGCGGGCGTCGGGATCGTGCATCGGTTCTGATGCGCTAGCGGGGCTCGTCGAGCTTCGCTGCATATGCAGATGTCGTGACTGCTTCACGGGCCTCTGCCGATTCGTCGGCGGAGGCCAATGCTTCGAGCGCGAGACCCTTGGTCTCGATGCCCATGATCCACACGGCCAACGCCGCGACCGCAAACGACAGGGCGCCTAGCGTAAACACCCCGCCCTGACCGAATACGGGCAGCACGACACCGACGGCATACGGGCCGATCAACGACCCCACGCGTCCGATCGCGGAAGCAAAGCCCGAACCGGTTGCGCGCGCGCCGGTGCCGTACAGTTCCGGCGTGTACGTATAAAGCGCGGCCCACATGCCGAACAGGAAGAACTGCATCGCGAGCCCGGCGCAGATGATGAGCGTGACGTCGCCCGCGTGCAGTGCCGTCTGACCATACACGTAGGCCATGACGCCGCCGCCCCCGAGCGAGGCGATGCAAGTCGGCTTGCGTCCCCAGCGTTCGACGAGCCACGCCGCGCAGAGAAAGCCCGGAATGCCGCCGAGAGAAATTAGCACCGTATACAACACCGAAGTCGCGACCGCGAAGCCGGCTTGCTGCATGAGCGCGCCGAGCCACGAGGTGAGCCCATAGAACCCGAGCAGCGCGAAGAACCACAGCGTCCAGACCATGATCGTTCGGCGGCGGTAGGCTCCGCTCCAGAGTTCGCGGAAGGCGCCGCGCGTGCGCGCGGCCGCCTGCTCGACGCGTTGCGATGGCGCGGGCAGCGACGCCAATCCGGTCGCCTTCAACACCTTCGCTTCGATGCGCGCCATTACCTTGTCCGCTTCGGCAAGACGCCCGCGATGTTCGAGCCAGCGCGGCGATTCGGGAACGATGCGTCGCACGATCAGCACGAAGATGGCGGGCACGGCGAGCAGCGCGAACACGGTGCGCCAGCCGAAATGCGGCAGCACGAAGTACGAGACCACGCCGGCCGAGATAAAGCCGAGCGGCCAGAATCCGTCCATCAATGCGATCAGCCGCCCGCGCTTGGCGGCCGGCACGAATTCCGACAGCAGCGTTTGCGCAACCGGAAACTCCATCCCCATGCCGATGCCGAGCAGCACGCGATAGACGATCAGCGCATCGACGCTTTGCGCCGTCGAACACAGATACGACGCCACGCCCCACAGCACCATGCTCCACTGAAACACCGGACGGCGCCCGAAGCGATCGGCAAGGAGACCGGCGGCTGCGGCGCCCAAAACCATACCGAAGAAGCTTGCGCTCGCAACCAAACCGGTGGTTGCCGTAGTGAGCCCGAATTCTTTCTTGATCGAGCCGAGCACGAACGTCATCGTGCCGAGATCGACCGAGTCGAAGAAGAACGCAACCGCGATGATGATGAAGATCGTGCGGTGATAGCCGGAAAACGGCAGACGTTCGAGGCGTGCGGCGGCGCTGGCGCGCGCAGGGGTCGAGCGAAAGGCGGGGGGCATGACACCTCCGAGTGAAAGAGAAGGGCCTCGTGATGGTTCGAGGCGGGCCTTCACTCAGTAAATGCCGCCATTAATCGCAGACATAGAAGGAATCCGGCATTGGCTTGGAATGGGCCCGTCATCGACGGCCGCGCCCTGACAGGCCGTGCCATGACGGGCCGTGCCCTAACAGGCCGTGCCCTAACAGGCCGTGCCCTGACAGGCCGTGCCCGTTTTCACCAAGTGGCGTGCTCAATTCGCGTGCGCGACGCCGGAGTTCGAGCGCGCTTCGGCACTGCGCCGCGCGGGCTTGCCGTTCGCCACAAAATAAGGCACATCCGCGCGCGCAAGTGCTTCATGTCCGCGAATGCGATCGACAATTTTCTCGGCGAGCATGATCGTCGGCGCATTCAGATTGCCCGTGGTGATACGCGGCATGATCGACGCATCGACGACACGCAAGCCCTCGATCCCATGCACGCGCCCCTCGCCATCGACGACCGCCATCTCGTCGTAGCCCATCGCGCAGGAGCAGGACGGGTGATAGGCGGTTTCGGCGCGGGCGCGCACGAATGCGTCGAGTTCGGCGTCGGTCGTGAGATCGGCGCCGGGGTTCAGCTCGCGGCCGCGATACCGATCGAGCGCGGGCTGACGGATGATCTCACGCGTGATCCGGATCGCGTCGCGGAACTCGCGCCAGTCGAGCGGCTCGGCCATGTAGTTGAAGAGAAGGCTCGGGTGTTCGTGAGGATCGCGCGAGCGCAGCTTCACGCGACCGCGGCTCGGCGAGCGCATCGAGCCGACGTGTGCCTGGAAGCCGTGCATTTCAATGGCGTTCGAGCCGTTGTAGTTGATCGCGACGGGCAGGAAGTGATACTGGATGTTCGGCCACAAGTCGTCGTCGCGCGTGCGGATGAAGCCGCCTGCCTCGAAGTGATTGCTCGCGCCGATGCCGGTGCCCTTCAGCATCCATTCGATGCCGATCGCGGGCTGGTTGCGCTTCAGGAGCGCGGGGTAGAGCGAGACCGGCTCCTTGCACTCGTACTGCAGGTACATCTCGAGATGGTCTTGCAGGTTCTGTCCGACGCCGGGCAGATCGAGCACGACCGGGATATCGAGTTCGCGCAGCCAGGCGCCGGGGCCGACGCCTGAACGCTGCAGGATCTGCGGCGACGCAATCGCGCCGCCGCACAGCAGCACTTCGCGCCGTGCGTGCGCGGTGACGCGCTCGTTGCGGTGCAGGTACTCGGCGCCGATCGCGCGCTTGCCTGAGAACAGGATGCGATCGGTGGTGGCGTGCGTGACGATGGTCAGGTTCGGACGCTGACGGGCTTGGTCCAGATAGCCGCGCGCGGTGCTCGCGCGCCGGCCTTTCGGCGTCACCGTGCGGTCCATCGGGCCGAAGCCTTCTTGCTGATAGCCGTTCAAGTCGTCGGTGCGCGGATAGCCGGCTTGCACGCCGGCCTCGACCATCGCTGCGAAAAGCGGATTGTTGCCGGGCTTGCTGGTTGTCACGCTGACCGGACCGTTGCCGCCGTGATAGTCGTTCGGGCCGATATCGCGCGTCTCGGATTTCTTGAAGTACGGCAGGCAGTCGAGATAGCTCCAGTTCTCGAGGCCCTTGTTCTCGGCCCAGCCGTCGAAATCGAGCGCATTGCCGCGGATATAGCACATGCCGTTGATCAGCGACGAGCCGCCGAGCCCCTTGCCGCGCCCGCACTCCATGCGGCGATGGTTCATGTGCGGCTCGGGATCGGTCTCGTAGGCCCAGTTGTAGCGCCGTCCTTGCAGCGGATAGGCGAGCGCGGCGGGCATCTGCGTGCGGAAGTCGAAGCGATAGTCGGGGCCGCCCGCTTCGAGCAGCAGCACGGTCACGCCGGCGTCTTCGGTCAGGCGAGTGGCGAGCACGTTGCCGGCCGAGCCGGCGCCGATGATGATGTAGTCGTATTCATGGGCGGTCATGGACAGCTTCCTCCTTTAGAACACCGGGTTATAGCGGCCAAGCTCGACCTGCACGGATTTGATGCGCGTGTAGTGCTCGAGCGTCGTGATGCCGTTTTCGCGGCCGACGCCCGACTGCTTGTACCCGCCCACCGGCATTTCGGCGGGCGATTCGCCCCAGGTGTTGATCCAGCAGATACCGGCTTCGAGGCGATGGATCGCGCGATGGGCGCGCGCGAGGTTTTCCGTGACGACGCCGGCCGCGAGGCCGTACGACGTATGGTTCGCGCGGGCGATGACTTCGTCTTCGTCGTCGAAGCCGAGCAGGCACATGACGGGGCCGAAGATTTCCTCGCGCACGATCTGCATGTCGTCGCGGCAATCGCCGAATACGGTCGGCGCGACATACTGGCCGCGCGCGAACTCACCGTCGACGAGGCGCGTGCCGCCCGCGAGCACGTGCGCGCCTTCGCGCTTGCCGCTTTCGATGTAGCCGAGCACCTTGTCGAGCTGCGCCGCGCTGGCGAGCGGGCCGAAGTTCGTCTGCGGATCGGACGGCTTGCCGACGCGAATGCGCTTCACGCGCTCGAGCACGCGCTCCTTGAAGGCTTCCTTGATCGAGCGATGCACGAACACGCGCGTGCCGTTCGTGCACACCTGCCCGGCGCTGAAGAAGTTTGCGGTGACGGCGATGTCGGCGGCGCGATCGAGATCGGCGTCGCCGAACACGATCAGCGGCGACTTGCCGCCGAGCTCCATCGTCACTTCCTTCAGCGACGACGCGCCCGCCAGCGACATCACCTTCTTGCCCGTTTCGACGCCGCCCGTAAACGACACCTTGGCGATCTCCGGATGCGCGGCGAGCCATGCGCCGACGCGCCCGTCGCCTTGCACGACGTTGAACACGCCGGGCGGCACACCGGCTTCGAGGTAGATCTCGGCGAGTTTCGAAGCGGACAGCGGCGTGACTTCGCTCGGCTTGAAGATCATCGCGTTGCCGGCCGCAAGCGCGGGCGCGGACTTCCAGCAGGCGATCTGAATCGGATAGTTCCATGCGCCGATGCCCGCACACACGCCGAGCGGTTCGCGCCGCGTATACACGAACGATTCGGCACGCAGCGGAATCTGCTGACCCTCGATCGCGGTGGCGAGACCCGCGTAGTACTCGATCACATCGGCGCCGGTGACGATATCGACGGCGAGCGTTTCCGCAATCGGCTTACCCGTGTCGCGCATTTCGAGTTCGGCTAGCTCGTCATTGCGCGCGCGCAGCAATTCGACGGCGCGGCGCAGGATGCGCGAGCGCTGCATCGCGGTCATCGCAGCCCATTCACGCTGGCCTTCGCGCGCCGATTGCACGGCGCGCTCGATGTCGGCTTCGCTCGCCTGCTGGACCGATGCGAGCGTTTCGCCGGTGGCGGGATCGAACGTGTCGAACGTGACGCCGCTGGTGGCGTCGACATAAGCGCCGCCGATGTAGAGACGTTGCAGGCCGTAAGCGGTGGAAGAGGGCATCGAGTATCTCCTTGGATGCGCGAATCGCGGCTTGAGAAGCGACCGCGAGCGAATTGATCGGGACGTAAACGTGATGGGTGGCTACGCGTGTTGGGCGAGCAGCAAATCGATGTAGTCGTTGGCGAGACGGATCGCGGCCTTCGTATCGAACGGCTCGCCGCTTAACGCGCCGCGCAGCCAGAGCCCGTCGATCATCGCGGCGAGACCGCTCGCCGAGCGCCGCGCGGCGGCACGCGGCATCGCCTTGCCGAACTCCGCGCACAGATTCGAATAGAGGCGGCGCGTGTTCACGTGCTGCAGGCGCTTCAGCGACGGCTCGTGCATGCTTTGCGACCAGAACGCGAGCCACGTCTTCATCACCGGAGCGCTGATCTGGCTCACGTCGAAATTCGCGGCGACGACGGCGCGCAAGCGCGAGCGCGGATCGGGCTTCGCCGCGGCGCGCCGCCGCGCCGTGGCGGCCCACAGATCGCGCAGGACGTGGCGCATCGTGGCTTCGATGAGGCCGTTCTTGTCGCCGAAATAGTGACTGACGATGCCGGTCGAGATGTTCGCGCGCTGTGCGACGAGCGCGAGCGTCGTGCCGGACAGGCCGGCTTCGTCGATGGTGTGCAGCGTGGCGTCGATCAATTGGGCGCGGCGCACTTCGCGCATTCCGACTTTGGGCATGGTCGTTTCCGGTTTCGTTGTGCGTCAAAAAGGACTCAATGATAGTCTTTTTATATTGAACGTTCAATCAATAAAAACGAACCGAACACGGGATGTCTGCGTTGGGCAAGCACGTGTCGGGTTTTGAACGATTGCTGCGGGGCCTTGCGGACTACGCTCGAACGAGTCGCGGCGGCTAATGATCGAGGCCGGTCTCACGGCGGACGCCGCGCTTAATGGACGTTGAAAAGGACGTTGAAAGGACGTCGAAACCAGCGTCGAACGAACGTATCGCTGGGCTTTGACGATGATGCCCGGGGCTTGATCCTGTTAAGGGACGTCGGCCCCGGGTTACGCTCAGTTCTTCACCGGGAAATACCAGAGATTGCGGTCGCTATAGCCGAACTGCTTGATGATCGACGCCAGCGTTCCGTCGGCGCGAATTTCGTCGAGCGCCCGCGACACCGCGTCGTTCAAGTCGACGTCGCCCTTGCGCAACGCGTAGCGCGCATAGCCGTATTCCTGAGGCAGCGGCTTGTAGTCGGTCACCATTTCCATTGCCGCAGAGGGATGCTGTTTCAGGAATTGCCCGATCTTGATGTCGTCTTCCATCGCGACGTCGATTCGCCCCGCGATCAAATCCGAGAACTCCGCCTCGTTGCTCGTGTAGAGCTTGAGTTCCTTCAGGTCCTTGCGCCCTTCGAGCAGTTGGTGATTGATGCTCCCACGCACCGTGCCGACGGTATGGCCGGCGAAGTCGTCCCACCCATGAATCTTCGACGGATTGCCGCGCTGTACCGCGATGCCCGATCCGTACCAGTACGCCGGGCTGGTGAACGCCACGACGCGCAGCCGCTTCTCGTTCTCGTGCAGGTTGTCGACGATGACGTCGGCGCGGCGGGCGAGCAGGGCCGGAATCATCGCGTCGAACGGCACGATGTCCCAGGTGACCTTGGTGATGCCGAGCCGCTTCACGACTTCGCGAAAGATGCGCACGTCGGCGCCGTCGTACGCGTGCGTTTTTTCGTCCTGGAAGGTCGATGGCGGATCGGGCGCGATGACGAGCGTGATGCCGTTCTGGATCGCGCGCGCGTAGGAACCGTCTCCGCCATCGAAGCGCACGCCGCTGATTCCGCCGCTATCAGCCGCATGAGCATTGGACAACGTGACAAGCCCCGTCAATATCGAAGCAAACACCAGCGTAGTTTTGCGCATCAAAAGCCCCCGAGTGGTTGATATTACCGACGTGTCGAACCGATCGTGCCATCCAGCCGCCGGTAGGATTGTTCGCCCTCGCGCGATCGCGCCGGGTCGTGGCGTGCCGCGGCGTTCGCATGGCGGGCGGTGCCCATCTTGCGTTCGAGCCAATGCACGACGAGCGCGCTCGGCCACGAAAACGCCAGATAGAGCGCGCCGACTATCGTGAATATGGTGACGTACTGGAAGTTCGTCGACGAGACGACCTGGCCTGTAAACATCAGCTCCTTGACCGTCACGATCGACACGAGCGAGGTGTCCTTGAAGAGCGAAATCGCGTAGTTGCCGAGCGGCGGCACGACGATACGGATGGCCTGGGGCAGCACGATCAGGCACAGCGTGTGGCGGCCGGACATGCCGAGCGCCTTCGCCGCTTCGATCTGGCTCTTCGGCACGGCTTCGATGCCGGCGCGGTACACCTCGGCGAGATACGCGGAGTAGTTGATCGAAAGCCCGACCACGCCTGCTGCGAACGGGGCAAAGCGAATCCCGAACGCGGGCAGCACGAAATAGATGTAGAACAGCTGCAGCAGCGCGGGCGTGCCGCGGATCACTTCGATATAGACCGACGCGAGCACGCGCGGCAGCCGCGCGCGGCCGATTTTGGCGACGGCAAGCAGCAGGCCGCACGGCAGGCTGAGCGCGAGGATGCTGAATGTCAGCTCCAGGCTCGTGAGCGCCCCCCTGAGCAGGTCGGGCAGATAGTTGCTCGCGTCGTGCAGATCGAACAGATCGAGAAAGGTGGTCAGCATGAGGTTCTGGCCTGTTGCGGGGACGCGGGTGTTTCGCTGAGCAGAAGCGCGCTAGCGCGGCACGCCTGGTTACCGCGGGCCCGAGCGCGCGCCGAGCATCCGGCTGATGCGCTCGGCATGCGCGCGCAGTGTGCGCCCCAGTGCGTGCAGGTCGTCGTCGCTCAGTCCGGTCTTGAGCGTGGTGACGCTGATCGCGGCCACGCCCTCGCCATCGCGGTTCGTAATCGCCGCGCCGACGCAGACCACGCCGATGTTGTCTTCTTCGTCGTCGAATGCGTAGCCTTGCTCGGCGACGAGGATCAGATCCTTCATCAGCTCCGCGGGCGTCACGCGGGTGTATTCGGTGCGGCGCGGCATGCCGGTATGCGCCAGCAGCTTCACGACCCGCGCCGGCGGCAGCAGCGCGAGCAGGGATTTGCCGAGTGCGGAGCAATGCGGAAGCTCGCGTTGCCCGAGTGCGGAGGCGATCCGCACGATGCCCGGCGCCTCGACGCGGCTGATCGCCACCGCATAGCCGTTGTCGTCGAGCACCGCGAGCCGGGAGGTGAGGCCGGTCGTCTCGGTCAGCTCGCGCAGCACCGGCATCGCGACCTGGGACAGGCCGACGTCGGCCGCCGCCCGGTCGCCGAGATGCACGAGCGCAAACCCGAGCCGATAGCGCCGCGAGCCGCCAAGGCGCACGTCGGTGACGTAGTCGCGGGCAAGCAAGGTCTGCAATAACGCGAACGCCGTGCTCTTCGAGACGTCGATCGCCGTCGCGATCTCGGCAACCGTGAGCCCCTCGGTGCCGCTGGCCCCCAAGGTATCCAAAACGTCGAGCGCCCGGCTGACGCTGCGAAGTGCGTTGCGTTCTCCAGTGGTTTGAGCGGTTTGTGTCATTTGTATTTCGAGTTCTTACCGATAGCGTGGCGGTCGAGCGTTTCAGCGAGCTTCGCACAGACGATATTGACAGTCATTAGGGTGGGACCGTACCATGAATATCTCGCCGAACCGCGTTCGGCAGAGCAGAACAATTTAAATAATTCGAGAGGCGGCACAGCGGATTCACGGTGTGCTTCACCCAGGCAAACAGCTACGGGGGCTACGGAACGGTGGCGTGCTCGCGGCATGCGCGCCACCGTATTCCGACGGCGAACAACGATGGGAATCATTTCAGAACGGGATTTGAACGACGGCGGGCAACCGAAAATGTCGGGTGCCTATTCGTTGAAAGTCGCACATGGCGACATTCTGCACATTAAGTCCGTGATTCAGCGATTGTCGACCCAGGATTTGAACGAATCGCGTTTGCCGCCGGCATATTGGCGAAAGCGCTTGCAGGAAATCATTGAAAGCCATCAATTGTCGAAAAGCCAATTCGACGAAATCGGCCGTCTTCTCGCTACGTTGAAGGAATAGCGGCCCACGGTGGGCTGTCCGGGGCTTCAGAGCGGGACCAGTTAATTGCCGAGGAACATCAGATGGAATGCTTTTCCGAAATTCAACGGAATGTCGTATTGCCGCCCGTTCTGCCTGAAGCGCGCAGCGCAAGGCGTATTGGCGTGGTGTTATTCAATGGCTTTGCACTCCCGGGTGCAGTGGCAATCACAGAGGTATTCCATTCGGCGAATGCATTTACCGACTCTGCGGATAGCGATGGCGCGCGCTATGAAGTCTGTCTGTTGTCGGCGGCCGGCGGCAGAATCGCAAGCTCGTCATCCGTCTTCGTTTGGACCGAAAGTGTCGACACGCAGCGCGATACGGACGATTTCCGTGCGCTCTTCATCGTCGGCGGTACCGGGGCGGCCAATGCGTCGCGGGATGATCGCCTCGTCGCTTGGTTGCGCCGCTCCCATTCCCGAACCGATCTGCTATTCCCGGTCGCCGAGGGCCGCTTGCTCCTCGAAGCCGCTGGCTTCGGGCAAACCGCCAATGGAGGGGGCAGCGGGGTACGTGCCGCCGAGTCAGAGCGAAACGTGACCCATGCCGCTCCCGCTGCCGAGCCAATGGACCCCATGCGAATCGCCATGTCGGTGGTGCAAGAGGATCTCGGCTCGGAAGCCGCCCGTCATATCGCTGACCGAATCGCGCCGTCCGCGGAAACGAAGCTCACCTCCAACGTGCGCAAGAACGCGTCGGATTGCGTCAACGAAAAGATTCAGGAATCAGCCCGGTGGCTCGAAGCGAACGGCGACCGGCCCATCGCTATCGACGACGCCGCACAAATCGCCGCCATGAGCGAGCGAAACTTCCTGCGGCGCTTCAAGATGGAAATGGGCGTCACGCCATCGGATTACCTCACGTCCGTGCGACTCGACATGAGCTGCCGCCTGCTCGTCGAAACCGATCTGCCGATCGATAAAATTGCCAGGCGTTGCGGTATCGGCAGTGGCGGGCGGTTATCGAAGCTGTTTCGTCAGCACTTCGAAACGACTCCGACCCAATACCGCGCAAGCAAACAGGTGGTCGGCAAATCGACGTAGGAAGCTCGCTGGCCTAATCGCCAGCGACGCGTGTCGGACGTCCGGCTTCGCGCAACCTAAGCATGCA is drawn from Trinickia violacea and contains these coding sequences:
- a CDS encoding porin encodes the protein MVKKPYPAKAAIAGAAAILATAPAFAQSTVTLYGVVDNGIGYQNNASTLGSTSGGKSAVKMVSGVWLGDRIGFKGSEDLGGGTKAIFQLEEGFSGATGAMSVSNVMFSRQAYVGATNPTYGTLTAGRQYASYYQFLSPYSPTTWLTGFYGAHAGDVDGLDSIYRANNTLVYTSPTYYGFSASGSYSLGGVAGSFNAGSTWSVALQYSSGPLGGAVAFSRINNSTSGGGAFGAASTTSNAGAQIGVSAVTNGYQTAQAQQRFAVGGLYKFNSSWDVSATYSNVEYIPGTGSAFTNTAIFNTGGVVLHWKPAAAWDFATGYSYTRATKANGITSSAQYQQVNLSEYYSLSKRTGIYALQAYQRANGQTLGTAGAGHVIDATATIGDGFQTTPSSSRSMFAAGVGIVHRF
- a CDS encoding MFS transporter, which produces MPPAFRSTPARASAAARLERLPFSGYHRTIFIIIAVAFFFDSVDLGTMTFVLGSIKKEFGLTTATTGLVASASFFGMVLGAAAAGLLADRFGRRPVFQWSMVLWGVASYLCSTAQSVDALIVYRVLLGIGMGMEFPVAQTLLSEFVPAAKRGRLIALMDGFWPLGFISAGVVSYFVLPHFGWRTVFALLAVPAIFVLIVRRIVPESPRWLEHRGRLAEADKVMARIEAKVLKATGLASLPAPSQRVEQAAARTRGAFRELWSGAYRRRTIMVWTLWFFALLGFYGLTSWLGALMQQAGFAVATSVLYTVLISLGGIPGFLCAAWLVERWGRKPTCIASLGGGGVMAYVYGQTALHAGDVTLIICAGLAMQFFLFGMWAALYTYTPELYGTGARATGSGFASAIGRVGSLIGPYAVGVVLPVFGQGGVFTLGALSFAVAALAVWIMGIETKGLALEALASADESAEAREAVTTSAYAAKLDEPR
- the betA gene encoding choline dehydrogenase — translated: MTAHEYDYIIIGAGSAGNVLATRLTEDAGVTVLLLEAGGPDYRFDFRTQMPAALAYPLQGRRYNWAYETDPEPHMNHRRMECGRGKGLGGSSLINGMCYIRGNALDFDGWAENKGLENWSYLDCLPYFKKSETRDIGPNDYHGGNGPVSVTTSKPGNNPLFAAMVEAGVQAGYPRTDDLNGYQQEGFGPMDRTVTPKGRRASTARGYLDQARQRPNLTIVTHATTDRILFSGKRAIGAEYLHRNERVTAHARREVLLCGGAIASPQILQRSGVGPGAWLRELDIPVVLDLPGVGQNLQDHLEMYLQYECKEPVSLYPALLKRNQPAIGIEWMLKGTGIGASNHFEAGGFIRTRDDDLWPNIQYHFLPVAINYNGSNAIEMHGFQAHVGSMRSPSRGRVKLRSRDPHEHPSLLFNYMAEPLDWREFRDAIRITREIIRQPALDRYRGRELNPGADLTTDAELDAFVRARAETAYHPSCSCAMGYDEMAVVDGEGRVHGIEGLRVVDASIMPRITTGNLNAPTIMLAEKIVDRIRGHEALARADVPYFVANGKPARRSAEARSNSGVAHAN
- the betB gene encoding betaine-aldehyde dehydrogenase, encoding MPSSTAYGLQRLYIGGAYVDATSGVTFDTFDPATGETLASVQQASEADIERAVQSAREGQREWAAMTAMQRSRILRRAVELLRARNDELAELEMRDTGKPIAETLAVDIVTGADVIEYYAGLATAIEGQQIPLRAESFVYTRREPLGVCAGIGAWNYPIQIACWKSAPALAAGNAMIFKPSEVTPLSASKLAEIYLEAGVPPGVFNVVQGDGRVGAWLAAHPEIAKVSFTGGVETGKKVMSLAGASSLKEVTMELGGKSPLIVFGDADLDRAADIAVTANFFSAGQVCTNGTRVFVHRSIKEAFKERVLERVKRIRVGKPSDPQTNFGPLASAAQLDKVLGYIESGKREGAHVLAGGTRLVDGEFARGQYVAPTVFGDCRDDMQIVREEIFGPVMCLLGFDDEDEVIARANHTSYGLAAGVVTENLARAHRAIHRLEAGICWINTWGESPAEMPVGGYKQSGVGRENGITTLEHYTRIKSVQVELGRYNPVF
- the betI gene encoding transcriptional regulator BetI, with the translated sequence MPKVGMREVRRAQLIDATLHTIDEAGLSGTTLALVAQRANISTGIVSHYFGDKNGLIEATMRHVLRDLWAATARRRAAAKPDPRSRLRAVVAANFDVSQISAPVMKTWLAFWSQSMHEPSLKRLQHVNTRRLYSNLCAEFGKAMPRAAARRSASGLAAMIDGLWLRGALSGEPFDTKAAIRLANDYIDLLLAQHA
- a CDS encoding substrate-binding periplasmic protein; this encodes MRKTTLVFASILTGLVTLSNAHAADSGGISGVRFDGGDGSYARAIQNGITLVIAPDPPSTFQDEKTHAYDGADVRIFREVVKRLGITKVTWDIVPFDAMIPALLARRADVIVDNLHENEKRLRVVAFTSPAYWYGSGIAVQRGNPSKIHGWDDFAGHTVGTVRGSINHQLLEGRKDLKELKLYTSNEAEFSDLIAGRIDVAMEDDIKIGQFLKQHPSAAMEMVTDYKPLPQEYGYARYALRKGDVDLNDAVSRALDEIRADGTLASIIKQFGYSDRNLWYFPVKN
- a CDS encoding amino acid ABC transporter permease, encoding MLTTFLDLFDLHDASNYLPDLLRGALTSLELTFSILALSLPCGLLLAVAKIGRARLPRVLASVYIEVIRGTPALLQLFYIYFVLPAFGIRFAPFAAGVVGLSINYSAYLAEVYRAGIEAVPKSQIEAAKALGMSGRHTLCLIVLPQAIRIVVPPLGNYAISLFKDTSLVSIVTVKELMFTGQVVSSTNFQYVTIFTIVGALYLAFSWPSALVVHWLERKMGTARHANAAARHDPARSREGEQSYRRLDGTIGSTRR
- a CDS encoding IclR family transcriptional regulator, which encodes MTQTAQTTGERNALRSVSRALDVLDTLGASGTEGLTVAEIATAIDVSKSTAFALLQTLLARDYVTDVRLGGSRRYRLGFALVHLGDRAAADVGLSQVAMPVLRELTETTGLTSRLAVLDDNGYAVAISRVEAPGIVRIASALGQRELPHCSALGKSLLALLPPARVVKLLAHTGMPRRTEYTRVTPAELMKDLILVAEQGYAFDDEEDNIGVVCVGAAITNRDGEGVAAISVTTLKTGLSDDDLHALGRTLRAHAERISRMLGARSGPR
- a CDS encoding helix-turn-helix domain-containing protein encodes the protein MPPVLPEARSARRIGVVLFNGFALPGAVAITEVFHSANAFTDSADSDGARYEVCLLSAAGGRIASSSSVFVWTESVDTQRDTDDFRALFIVGGTGAANASRDDRLVAWLRRSHSRTDLLFPVAEGRLLLEAAGFGQTANGGGSGVRAAESERNVTHAAPAAEPMDPMRIAMSVVQEDLGSEAARHIADRIAPSAETKLTSNVRKNASDCVNEKIQESARWLEANGDRPIAIDDAAQIAAMSERNFLRRFKMEMGVTPSDYLTSVRLDMSCRLLVETDLPIDKIARRCGIGSGGRLSKLFRQHFETTPTQYRASKQVVGKST